From a single Aspergillus puulaauensis MK2 DNA, chromosome 2, nearly complete sequence genomic region:
- a CDS encoding phosphotransferase family protein (COG:S;~EggNog:ENOG410PU8N;~InterPro:IPR011009,IPR002575;~PFAM:PF01636), whose amino-acid sequence MAQPEQVAQVPASPPALPADDDENAILFSAVLSTLDKDQLPHLASAILRRVQPGLAAPEPKPSVGQPLYGSYHVLFPVTFDDGLRWLVKIPINGTAAKWDDLAASALACEANTMRLLKRQTSIPLPDVLDFSSTTENPLRCPYIVMTFIDGVSLYDVWFGHHLAAASTEATLSRRTRALQGIASAMAQLSQFSFRAGGQLIFDDDGQPVDTGPIRQVDNKAMLDRWFIHKDPSDDPIYIEQPVSSDPQAYYTFMLDSHPEQKPIPKGLALLVRQLITWIPQPNDIDPFVLAHPDVDIQNFLVSAEGDLKGIIDWDGVAAVPRTLGNERYPGWLTRDWDPAMYGYTESMDHGDEPEGVWEDSPETLSSYRRIYEGLVSENCTGGKGSSESGASLCRMSLITENLFIAVNDPACRNDILRKVVAEIWAAAGKGEPPDIRELAAMFVEDNVEDGVMDILCLGFKNLLEKEGL is encoded by the coding sequence ATGGCGCAACCAGAACAGGTCGCCCAGGTGCCAGCCTCGCCTCCTGCTTTACCTGctgacgatgacgagaacGCGATACTGTTTTCTGCCGTCCTGTCGACCCTGGACAAGGACCAGCTGCCCCACCTTGCGAGCGCCATCCTGCGACGCGTCCAACCAGGCCTTGCAGCCCCCGAGCCAAAACCCTCAGTTGGCCAGCCTCTGTATGGATCGTACCATGTGCTATTTCCCGTGACGTTCGATGATGGCCTTCGCTGGCTGGTGAAGATCCCCATCAACGGCACTGCAGCCAAGTGGGATGATTTGGCTGCGTCGGCCCTGGCTTGCGAGGCAAACACAATGCGGCTGCTAAAGCGCCAAACCTCAATCCCTCTCCCTGATGTTCTAGACTTCTCCTCGACGACTGAAAACCCCCTTCGCTGTCCTTACATCGTGATGACATTCATCGACGGGGTCTCACTGTACGATGTCTGGTTCGGACACCATCTGGCCGCCGCCAGCACTGAGGCCACGCTGTCACGCCGCACACGCGCTCTCCAGGGCATTGCGTCGGCAATGGCCCAGCTCAGCCAGTTTTCATTCCGGGCTGGCGGCCAACTGATCTTTGACGACGACGGCCAACCGGTTGATACCGGGCCCATCCGACAAGTTGACAACAAAGCGATGCTAGACCGGTGGTTCATCCATAAAGACCCATCCGATGACCCCATCTACATTGAGCAGCCAGTATCTAGCGACCCTCAGGCGTACTACACCTTCATGCTCGACTCTCACCCTGAACAGAAGCCCATTCCGAAGGGACTCGCGCTCCTTGTGCGCCAGCTGATCACCTGGATCCCCCAACCTAATGATATCGACCCCTTTGTTCTCGCCCATCCAGACGTCGACATCCAGAACTTCCTTGTCTCCGCCGAGGGCGATTTAAAGGGTATCATCGACTGGGATGGGGTCGCCGCTGTGCCTCGAACCCTGGGCAACGAGCGGTATCCTGGGTGGCTTACCCGAGACTGGGATCCGGCGATGTACGGCTACACAGAATCCATGGACCACGGCGATGAGCCAGAAGGGGTCTGGGAGGATTCGCCGGAGACGCTTTCCTCGTACCGCCGGATCTATGAGGGCCTCGTGTCGGAGAATTGCACGGGGGGGAAGGGATCATCGGAATCCGGTGCAAGCCTTTGCAGGATGTCTCTTATTACCGAGAACTTGTTTATCGCGGTGAATGACCCCGCTTGCAGGAATGATATTTTGCGCAAAGTTGTCGCTGAAATATGGGCTGCTGCGGGAAAGGGAGAGCCTCCGGATATTAGGGAGTTGGCAGCAATGTTTGTTGAAGATAACGTCGAGGATGGGGTGATGGATATACTATGTCTGGGATTCAAGAACCTTCTGGAGAAGGAAGGCTTGTAG
- a CDS encoding putative ABC bile acid transporter (COG:Q;~EggNog:ENOG410PH0S;~InterPro:IPR017871,IPR027417,IPR003593,IPR011527, IPR003439,IPR036640;~PFAM:PF00005,PF00664;~TransMembrane:14 (o6-31i80-99o111-132i144-167o179-201i285-306o326-351i435-461o535-555i940-961o987-1017i1076-1105o1174-1195i1202-1226o);~go_component: GO:0016021 - integral component of membrane [Evidence IEA];~go_function: GO:0005524 - ATP binding [Evidence IEA];~go_function: GO:0016887 - ATPase activity [Evidence IEA];~go_function: GO:0042626 - ATPase-coupled transmembrane transporter activity [Evidence IEA];~go_process: GO:0055085 - transmembrane transport [Evidence IEA]) yields MTPAERLVLGVGVLSVIVIAVCSVPAVWGLWARVAKTTRYGPIRLEDSSDTTPTEYIDEDGEATEYSVAEFEKSERWQKWGVVLLSFAGFGVSLAQAVVATCIREQDKRHFIAPSWVQMVGWTVMCLQPVSLLTEKSCVKRYSLGIYAFWASFLSLLFIPVQITIFWSNGYPIDISHAFTALFSTQILVASLRAVVCILIPRRPTVYFEGREVDQELNVSAYNRFTYGWATGLLHFTSHNKGLGVEDLPKLPFAARAETVHARLAQFQGARKLWVALAVRHARALIIQGLLSLVVCVLGFGPQVALFKILKTLEDDSVLSKHSPEAWMWVGALGMFLAVTSSIESWLWWLIYSDLWIPIHEGLSGLVFSKSMRCKDINSPKAKSTHDMEDWEDEDEEGEEEKNRQSIINLAAVDSKRIADFVTFSYLIPSCILRLAISGAFLVGLIGWPSLLAGIGGAILLTPANSWLTKRYASAQEEFMKASDKRTSAVTEVLQGIRQIKFGALEQQWQDRIKEKRKLELNLLWKTSVYTTGMVSVWLMGPLLLSAISLTVYALTRGELSPSVAFTALSIFGSLESSLASLPDLFSKAMEAKVSADRIDSYLSSPEKVSNTADVDTITFKDATVAWPSEDAQEDNWECDRFVLRHVSLQFPPKGLTAIVGKTGSGKSLLLASILGECDVLSGSVEVPHAPPLSQRFDHLATRANWILDTAIAYVAQNPWMENATIKDNILFGLPYDRQRYRQTLFASGLEKDMTMLPDGDLTDIGANGINLSGGQRWRISFARALYSRAGILVMDDIFSALDAETGRHVYEHALTGELGQGRTRILVTHHAGLCLPRTDYCVLLENGFVNHAGTVQELQASGELADLMVKVEVNREQKEKPSQELPKRKRSSAASGGRRSSVFSMQTIKKFMQEEKRETGSIPLKVYGAYMNKGNRLRWWILAFLAYAAFTTLLIGRSWWVSVWTSSTTDPEPKQATSPININSDLMYYLTVYVGISAAACIVGTLRCLALAVAFIESSRQLFDDLLATVLRAPLRWLDTVPLGRILNRFTSDIYLLDWRLGYDIGHLTYKALELLGILVAGTTVSPFLLLLACVLLTLCVRLFRDYLGGVREIKRLESTAKSPVMEKFGSSLSGLATIRAFNKADTYIQEMYGLINNHAQASWYLWLFNRWLGFWMALVGALFSTMTAALVVYMPGASAALAGFAMSFALQYNYAVAMGLRFYANVEIDMNATERVLEYTNIEIETQDGYNPPASWPTRGKIEVENLEVGYAPDLPVVLNGISFTVENNQRVGVVGRTGAGKSSLTLALFRFLESRRGRIIIDGLDISQLKLQELRSRLAIIPQDPVLFSGTIRSNLDPFNEHSDLELYNALERVHLLHFEDTSTLASQPSSSSQSPPQSPAMTRYNDPLSGSSTLASSSSSTAPPKPTGFFASLSSPITSGGLNISHGQRQLLCLARAIISRPKIMVLDEATSAVDMETDALIQQSIRSEFGRSDSSLLVIAHRLSTIADFDRILVLDAGKVVEWGAPRELLEIDGGVFRGLVEKSGEKAAVERVILGDDRVRKN; encoded by the exons ATGACACCCGCTGAGAGATTGGTTCTTGGAGTGGGAGTGCTGAGTGTGATTGTTATTGCCGTCTGCAGTGTGCCAGCAGTATGGGGTCTGTGGGCGAGAGTTGCGAAGACGACGCGGTATGGGCCGATTCGCTTGGAGGATTCGTCAGACACGACACCTACGGAGTATAtcgacgaagatggagaggCGACGGAGTATTCGGTTGCCGAGTTTGAGAAGTCAGAGAGATGGCAGAAATGGGGCGTCGTCTTGCTCTCCTTTGCCGGGTTCGGGGTATCGTTGGCACAGGCTGTTGTGGCAACTTGTATACGGGAGCAGGACAAGAGACACTTTATCGCGCCGTCGTGGGTGCAGATGGTCGGATGG ACTGTGATGTGCCTGCAACCCGTCTCTCTACTCACTGAAAAGTCGTGCGTGAAAAGATATTCCCTTGGGATCTATGCCTTCTGGGCcagcttcctctctctcttatTTATACCTGTTCAAATCACCATTTTCTGGAGTAATGGGTACCCAATCGACATCAGCCACGCCTTTACAGCACTCTTCTCCACCCAGATCCTCGTCGCCAGTCTCCGGGCCGTGGTCTGCATTCTCATTCCCCGACGGCCAACCGTCTATTTCGAGGGCCGAGAGGTCGACCAGGAGCTCAATGTCAGTGCATATAACCGCTTCACCTACGGCTGGGCCACGGGGCTCCTCCACTTTACGTCTCATAATAAAGGACTAGGCGTCGAAGACCTGCCCAAACTACCGTTCGCTGCCAGAGCAGAAACCGTGCATGCACGACTGGCACAATTCCAGGGCGCTCGTAAGCTCTGGGTTGCTCTGGCCGTTCGACATGCCCGGGCTCTTATAATTCAGGGCCTCCTAAGCCTCGTGGTCTGTGTCCTTGGTTTCGGTCCGCAGGTGGCCCTTTTCAAGATTTTGAAGACTCTGGAAGACGACTCTGTTCTTTCTAAACACTCACCAGAGGCTTGGATGTGGGTTGGTGCACTTGGGATGTTCCTGGCGGTGACATCGAGCATCGAGTCgtggctttggtggctgATTTATTCGGACCTCTGGATTCCGATCCACGAGGGTCTCTCGGGATTGGTATTTTCCAAATCAATGCGGTGCAAGGATATCAATTCTCCCAAGGCAAAGTCCACGCATGATATGGAAGACtgggaggacgaagacgaagaaggagaggaggagaagaaccGGCAGAGCATTATCAACCTTGCGGCTGTCGACTCGAAGCGTATTGCCGATTTCGTCACATTCAGCTACCTCATCCCGTCTTGTATCCTTCGGCTGGCGATTTCTGGTGCCTTTCTTGTTGGCCTCATTGGCTGGCCGAGTCTGCTGGCTGGAATTGGAGGCGCGATTCTGCTCACGCCAGCCAATTCGTGGCTCACCAAACGATACGCGTCTGCCCAGGAAGAGTTCATGAAAGCGAGCGACAAGCGAACAAGTGCCGTGACTGAAGTTCTGCAGGGAATCCGACAGATCAAGTTCGGTGCCCTGGAGCAGCAGTGGCAGGACcgcatcaaggagaagcgcaagctTGAGCTGAATCTCCTGTGGAAGACATCGGTGTACACCACGGGCATGGTATCTGTATGGCTCATGGGGCCATTGCTGCTTTCTGCTATTTCCTTGACAGTCTATGCACTTACTCGAGGAGAACTCTCTCCTTCAGTTGCCTTCACAGCCCTCTCTATCTTTGGCTCGCTCGAGTCATCTCTTGCCAGTCTACCGGATCTGTTCTCTAAAGCAATGGAAGCGAAAGTCAGTGCTGACCGCATTGACAGCTATCTATCTTCGCCAGAGAAGGTCTCGAATACAGCAGACGTCGATACTATCACTTTCAAAGACGCAACAGTTGCCTGGCCATCTGAAGATGCACAAGAAGACAACTGGGAATGCGATCGCTTCGTCCTCCGACACGTATCCCTCCAATTCCCTCCCAAAGGACTAACCGCAATCGTGGGCAAGACAGGATCCGGCAAAAGCCTTCTCCTTGCCTCAATTCTAGGCGAATGCGACGTACTGTCTGGCTCAGTGGAAGTTCCTCATGCACCGCCTCTATCCCAGCGATTCGACCACCTAGCGACACGAGCGAACTGGATCCTCGACACAGCGATCGCATACGTAGCACAGAACCCATGGATGGAGAATGCAACGATCAAAGATAACATTCTATTCGGCCTACCCTACGACCGACAGCGGTACCGCCAGACACTCTTTGCCTCCGGATTGGAAAAGGACATGACGATGCTGCCGGACGGCGATCTCACAGATATTGGTGCGAACGGAATCAACCTCAGCGGCGGGCAGAGATGGCGTATCTCATTTGCTCGTGCACTGTACTCTCGCGCTGGGATTTTGGTTATGGATGATATCTTCAGCGCGCTGGACGCGGAGACTGGCCGACATGTGTATGAACATGCACTTACTGGAGAATTAGGGCAGGGCCGGACTAGGATACTGGTCACCCACCATGCTGGGCTGTGTCTTCCACGTACGGACTACTGTGTTCTGCTTGAAAACGGCTTTGTCAATCACGCCGGCACTGTTCAAGAGCTTCAAGCATCCGGAGAATTGGCGGATCTTATGGTTAAGGTCGAGGTAAACCGCGAGCAAAAGGAAAAGCCCTCTCAAGAGCTTCCTAAGCGAAAGCGCTCCTCGGCTGCTAGTGGTGGACGGCGGTCGTCTGTGTTCAGTATGCAGACGATCAAGAAGTTTATGCAAGAGGAGAAGCGCGAGACTGGCTCGATCCCCCTCAAGGTATACGGGGCATACATGAACAAGGGCAACCgtctgcggtggtggatCCTGGCGTTCCTGGCATACGCGGCTTTTACGACACTTCTCATCGGCAGA TCCTGGTGGGTGAGTGTGTGGACTTCCAGTACAACCGATCCAGAGCCCAAACAGGCAACAAGCCctatcaacatcaacagcgaCCTCATGTACTATCTCACTGTCTACGTGGGTATCTCCGCTGCTGCATGTATTGTCGGCACCCTCCGCTGTCTCGCCCTTGCTGTTGCCTTTATCGAGTCGTCACGCCAACTCTTTGACGACCTCCTGGCCACAGTCCTCCGCGCTCCCCTCCGCTGGCTCGACACTGTCCCCCTAGGCCGCATCCTCAACCGCTTCACCTCCGACATCTATCTCCTTGATTGGCGCCTAGGCTACGATATCGGGCACCTCACCTACAAAGCGCTCGAGCTCCTAGGCATTCTAGTCGCAGGGACAACAGTATCGCccttccttctgcttctggcATGCGTGCTACTCACTCTCTGCGTCCGCCTCTTCCGGGACTACCTTGGTGGTGTCCGCGAGATCAAGCGCCTGGAAAGCACAGCCAAAAGCCCTGTAATGGAGAAATTCGGCTCCAGCCTGTCCGGCCTCGCCACGATCCGCGCATTCAACAAAGCAGACACCTACATCCAGGAGATGTATGGCCTGATCAACAACCACGCCCAGGCATCCTGGTACCTCTGGCTCTTCAACCGCTGGCTCGGATTCTGGATGGCCCTTGTCGGCGCGCTCTTCTCAACAATGACCGCCGCGCTCGTCGTGTATATGCCCGGTGCCTCGGCTGCACTGGCTGGATTCGCCATGAGCTTCGCCCTGCAATATAACTACGCCGTGGCAATGGGACTCCGATTCTACGCGAATGTTGAAATCGACATGAACGCCACAGAGCGTGTTCTTGAATACACCAACATCGAAATCGAGACCCAGGACGGATATAACCCACCAGCGTCCTGGCCCACGCGGGGCAAGATCGAAGTCGAGAACCTCGAAGTAGGCTACGCTCCTGACCTCCCGGTCGTTCTCAATGGAATCAGCTTCACAGTTGAGAATAACCAGCGCGTCGGCGTGGTAGGTCGCACAGGCGCAGGGAAGTCCTCTCTAACACTGGCCCTATTCCGCTTCCTCGAGTCCCGACGAGGCCGAATCATCATCGACGGCCTCGATATCTCGCAGTTAAAACTACAGGAGCTCCGCAGTCGATTGGCAATTATTCCTCAAGACCCGGTCCTATTTTCAGGAACGATCCGGTCGAATCTGGACCCGTTCAACGAGCACAGTGATCTGGAGCTGTATAACGCGTTGGAACGCGTGCATCTCCTCCATTTCGAGGATACATCGACGCTCGCCTCCCAGccgagctcctcgtctcaGAGCCCGCCCCAGAGTCCAGCTATGACGAGATACAATGATCCATTGAGCGGGAGTAGTACACtggcttcctcgtcttcgtctaCTGCACCGCCTAAACCAACCGGCTTCTTTGCCTCGCTTTCCTCGCCTATTACATCTGGCGGGTTGAATATCTCCCATGGCCAGCGGCAGCTCCTGTGTCTTGCGCGAGCTATTATCTCGAGACCGAAGATCATGGTGCTGGATGAGGCGACGTCGGCTGTTGATATGGAAACCGACGCACTGATCCAACAGTCGATCCGGAGCGAGTTCGGGCGGAGTGACTCCAGTTTACTGGTCATCGCGCATAGGCTCAGTACGATTGCGGATTTTGATCGGATTCTTGTGCTGGATGCTGGGAAGGTTGTTGAATGGGGTGCGCCCAGGGAGCTTTTGGAGATTGACGGGGGTGTGTTTAGGGGGTTGGTTGAGAAGAGTGGCGAGAAGGCAGCTGTGGAAAGGGTCATTCTTGGGGATGACAGGGTGAGGAAGAATTGA